The Cellulomonas sp. P24 genome contains a region encoding:
- a CDS encoding metallophosphoesterase codes for MRHAGTAVGSLAAAGAAALAYASLVERNWYALREVTVPVLPPGASPLRVLHLSDLHLTPSQRRKRDWVRDLASLRPDLVVDTGDNIAHADGLRPVLDALDPLLGTPGAFVMGSNDYYAPRLKNPARYLRADARDTHHVLPVRLPAGELAAELVRAGWRDLTNTRDSVEAGGRTVDLVGVDDPHLDRDRFPIRPPEAASAPGTTGTERALRIGVAHAPYVRVLDAMLADGSDLILAGHTHGGQLAVPFYGALVTNCDLDPGRAKGLHGWPGARPDTPAGQAVHSTWLHVSAGLGTSPYAPVRFACRPEATLLTLVGR; via the coding sequence TTGAGGCACGCCGGCACAGCTGTCGGCAGCCTCGCGGCGGCTGGGGCAGCGGCGCTCGCCTACGCCTCGCTCGTCGAGCGCAACTGGTATGCGCTGCGTGAGGTCACTGTCCCGGTGCTGCCGCCAGGCGCGTCGCCGTTGCGGGTCCTGCACCTGTCGGACCTGCACCTGACGCCGTCGCAGCGGCGGAAGCGCGACTGGGTCCGCGATCTTGCGAGCCTGCGGCCGGACCTCGTCGTGGACACCGGGGACAACATCGCGCACGCTGACGGCCTGCGCCCGGTGCTGGATGCGCTGGATCCCCTGCTCGGTACCCCCGGCGCCTTCGTGATGGGGTCGAACGACTACTACGCGCCCCGGCTGAAGAACCCGGCCCGATACCTACGCGCGGATGCCCGGGACACGCATCACGTCCTCCCCGTTCGCCTACCGGCCGGAGAGCTCGCGGCAGAGCTCGTCCGCGCGGGCTGGCGCGACCTGACGAATACCCGCGACTCGGTCGAGGCCGGGGGCCGCACGGTCGACCTCGTCGGTGTCGACGACCCTCATCTCGACCGCGACCGGTTCCCGATCCGTCCCCCCGAGGCCGCCTCCGCACCCGGCACGACCGGCACGGAACGCGCACTCAGGATCGGCGTCGCGCATGCCCCGTACGTCCGGGTGCTCGACGCGATGCTCGCCGACGGCAGCGACCTGATCCTCGCGGGACACACGCACGGCGGCCAGCTCGCGGTCCCGTTCTACGGCGCCCTGGTGACCAACTGCGACCTCGACCCCGGACGGGCCAAGGGTCTGCACGGGTGGCCAGGAGCCCGGCCCGACACTCCCGCGGGGCAAGCGGTCCACTCGACCTGGCTGCACGTCTCGGCGGGCCTCGGGACGTCCCCGTACGCGCCGGTCCGGTTCGCCTGCCGACCTGAGGCGACGCTGCTGACGCTCGTCGGTCGCTGA
- a CDS encoding RidA family protein produces the protein MNRAALLARLAELGLTLPPVAAPVAAYVPAVRSGDYVYTSGQLPFVAGALSTTGKVGVGADLVDPAVAKGLARTAALNALAAVLSVVDEDVRLRVVKVVGFVSSAPDFTGQPGVVNGASELLGEVMGEAGIHARSAVGVAVLPLDSPVEVELIVELTHP, from the coding sequence ATGAACCGCGCCGCGCTGCTCGCACGACTCGCCGAGCTCGGGCTGACTCTGCCCCCGGTCGCTGCACCTGTCGCGGCGTACGTCCCTGCGGTGCGGTCGGGTGACTACGTCTACACCTCGGGCCAGCTGCCGTTCGTGGCGGGTGCGCTGTCGACGACCGGCAAGGTCGGAGTGGGTGCCGACCTGGTGGATCCGGCAGTGGCGAAGGGACTTGCGCGCACGGCGGCGCTGAACGCGCTGGCGGCGGTCCTCTCCGTCGTCGACGAGGACGTCCGTCTGCGTGTGGTCAAGGTCGTCGGATTCGTCTCGAGCGCCCCCGACTTCACCGGTCAGCCCGGTGTGGTGAACGGCGCGAGCGAGCTCCTCGGTGAGGTCATGGGCGAGGCAGGCATCCACGCGCGGAGCGCCGTCGGCGTCGCGGTCCTCCCGCTCGACTCTCCCGTCGAGGTCGAGCTCATCGTCGAGCTCACCCACCCCTGA
- a CDS encoding WhiB family transcriptional regulator, translating to MLQDQHWAAEAACAGRSPDELFVQGAAQREARAVCMGCTVKLDCLADALDSGMQFGVWGGMTERERRALLRRQPDVTSWREVLTSPDALLDVYAGGRR from the coding sequence GTGCTCCAGGATCAGCATTGGGCGGCGGAGGCGGCGTGTGCCGGGAGGTCTCCGGATGAGCTGTTCGTCCAGGGCGCGGCCCAACGTGAGGCGCGCGCGGTCTGCATGGGGTGCACGGTCAAGCTCGACTGCTTGGCCGACGCCCTCGACTCGGGGATGCAGTTCGGTGTGTGGGGGGGCATGACCGAACGTGAACGGCGCGCACTGCTCAGGCGACAACCCGACGTGACGTCGTGGCGCGAGGTACTGACGTCTCCCGACGCGCTGCTCGACGTGTATGCGGGAGGCCGTCGCTAG
- a CDS encoding type IV toxin-antitoxin system AbiEi family antitoxin domain-containing protein, giving the protein MFVTLNGYLSPSAPNADAGPLPSSSVVLAREIDPSDLRHAVRSGALVRIRRGAYHSRAEPTASDPMIGARRRIAAVAHQLTADFWFSHESAALVWGLWLSTPPAQTHLIQTVNPNRHTDRGIRRHCSELPLRDRDQHAGVPVTSLLRTAVDCAMSLPGPQGLAVVDSALRLDASVVDTSPCGTALDRAGQGTSRRPSTCQAVRDELEARLRRSAGRRGVRRARVVAAWADEGSESPGESMTRHALLSGGFPRPTTQVLVATRIGVFRVDLGWPQWKVGIEFDGFVKYADPRAGSAADAVFAEKRRQDALEEAGWIIVRVTWADLKDPCALAPRIAATVRRRRPTFPAMP; this is encoded by the coding sequence ATGTTCGTCACGTTGAACGGGTACCTGTCGCCATCGGCACCGAACGCCGACGCAGGACCGCTGCCCTCGTCGTCCGTCGTGCTCGCGCGCGAGATCGACCCGTCCGACCTGCGGCACGCCGTGCGGTCCGGCGCGCTGGTGCGCATCCGCCGCGGGGCGTACCACTCGCGTGCGGAGCCGACGGCGTCTGATCCGATGATCGGCGCGCGGCGGCGCATCGCGGCAGTCGCGCACCAGCTGACGGCCGACTTCTGGTTCAGTCACGAGTCGGCCGCACTCGTCTGGGGGCTGTGGCTCTCCACACCACCGGCCCAGACGCACCTGATCCAGACGGTGAACCCGAACCGTCACACGGACCGAGGCATCCGTCGCCACTGCTCCGAGCTCCCGCTGCGCGACCGCGACCAGCACGCCGGCGTCCCCGTGACCTCGCTCCTCCGCACCGCGGTCGACTGCGCGATGTCACTGCCTGGACCACAAGGGCTCGCCGTCGTCGACTCAGCTCTCCGGCTCGACGCATCGGTGGTCGACACATCACCGTGCGGGACCGCGCTGGACCGAGCCGGTCAGGGTACGTCGAGACGTCCGTCGACGTGCCAGGCGGTGCGAGACGAGCTGGAGGCACGCCTCCGCCGGTCCGCCGGTCGTCGAGGTGTCCGACGAGCACGGGTCGTCGCCGCCTGGGCGGACGAGGGGTCCGAGTCGCCCGGCGAGTCGATGACACGGCATGCCCTGCTCAGCGGTGGGTTCCCCCGACCGACGACCCAGGTCCTGGTCGCAACGAGGATCGGCGTCTTCCGCGTCGACCTCGGCTGGCCGCAGTGGAAGGTCGGGATCGAGTTCGACGGGTTCGTGAAGTACGCGGACCCCCGAGCGGGCAGCGCTGCCGATGCCGTGTTCGCCGAGAAGAGACGGCAGGACGCCCTCGAGGAGGCCGGCTGGATCATCGTCCGCGTGACGTGGGCCGACCTGAAGGACCCGTGTGCACTGGCCCCTCGCATCGCGGCTACCGTCCGCCGACGCCGCCCCACGTTCCCCGCGATGCCGTGA
- a CDS encoding transglycosylase domain-containing protein: MASSARPRGRQVNVLQALALLLAFLLVAGIGGVLAAGLALPAAATVSSLTNGTAQVFEDLPTALEELPLSQKSTIYAADGTVLATFYYENRIVVPLTDISPLMQRAVIDTEDKRFYEHGGVDPTGILRAAVKNATTSGLQGASTLTQQYVKNVLIEDALAKNDQAAVNAARDDSISRKLREAKLAIALEQKYTKDEILGRYLNIAQFGINVWGVEAACEYYFGHSAKEMTPAEAATLAGVTNGPSIYDPEHSTAKSQERRNIVLGLMLAEHDITEAEYQTAIATPLKDMLHITPTAQGCMSANVIGGVTYNAGFFCDYVTWVIKNDPAFGKTVEDRKQLLERGGLDIHTSIDLHLQQIANTEVNNGVPQNDPSGVASSIVTVEPGTGLIKAMAENRTFNNTSAPGDRETAVNFNTGTAYGSSTGFQPGSSFKPFTLLAWLQDGHSLYETVNGAKVSYNGNAFKASCLDGGAYRLYSPWTPSNSEGGGTGNVTALQATTNSINTAYVAMASKIDLCDTFTNAKNLGVTAANGGPLQIAPSGVIGGASNVSPLSMAAAYAALAANGNFCEPVAITSMTDASGKSLAVPQPNCRQAIDPKVAATAVYAMSTVIKSGTASGIHWPSSRPAAGKTGTTDHSVETWFVGFTPQLSTAVWTGYSEGNHPLERMTINGVYKSAFYGATISAPTWKRFMLQALANAPATPFPAPDPTLLYGAKVTVPNVVGQSPAAATATLQAAGFTVTTAPAPVYSDQPAGTVASTNPAAGSSVTRGSSVELTVSNGPAPVVVSPPIGLPTGPPNGKSNPLRSAIEARRHSCRQPRGGWGSGARLRLARRAQLVCAA; encoded by the coding sequence ATGGCTTCCTCTGCACGCCCGCGCGGCCGTCAGGTCAACGTCCTGCAGGCGCTCGCGCTCCTCCTTGCGTTCCTGCTCGTCGCGGGTATCGGTGGCGTGCTGGCCGCCGGGCTCGCACTGCCGGCAGCAGCGACGGTGAGCTCGCTGACCAACGGGACCGCCCAGGTCTTCGAGGACCTCCCGACCGCTCTGGAGGAGCTCCCGCTCTCGCAGAAGTCGACGATCTACGCGGCCGACGGCACGGTGCTCGCGACGTTCTACTACGAGAACCGGATCGTCGTCCCGCTCACGGACATCTCTCCGCTGATGCAGCGTGCTGTGATCGACACCGAGGACAAGCGCTTCTACGAGCACGGCGGCGTCGACCCCACCGGAATCCTGCGGGCCGCTGTCAAGAATGCGACGACGAGCGGCCTCCAGGGCGCCTCGACCCTCACGCAGCAGTACGTGAAGAACGTCCTGATCGAGGACGCGTTGGCGAAGAACGACCAGGCGGCCGTCAATGCCGCCCGCGACGACTCGATCAGCCGCAAGCTCCGTGAGGCGAAGCTCGCGATCGCACTGGAGCAGAAGTACACCAAGGACGAGATCCTCGGCCGGTACCTCAACATCGCCCAGTTCGGCATCAACGTCTGGGGCGTCGAGGCCGCGTGCGAGTACTACTTCGGCCACTCGGCGAAGGAGATGACGCCGGCCGAGGCGGCGACCCTGGCGGGGGTGACCAACGGCCCGAGCATCTACGACCCGGAGCACAGCACGGCGAAGTCGCAGGAGCGCCGCAACATCGTCCTCGGTCTCATGCTCGCGGAGCACGACATCACCGAGGCCGAGTACCAGACCGCGATCGCGACTCCTCTCAAGGACATGCTGCACATCACGCCCACCGCCCAAGGGTGCATGTCCGCCAACGTGATCGGCGGGGTCACGTACAACGCCGGGTTCTTCTGCGACTACGTGACCTGGGTCATCAAGAACGACCCGGCGTTCGGCAAGACCGTCGAGGACCGCAAGCAGCTGCTCGAGCGTGGCGGCCTCGACATCCACACGTCGATCGACCTGCACCTCCAGCAGATCGCCAACACCGAGGTCAACAACGGCGTCCCGCAGAACGACCCCTCAGGGGTCGCGTCCTCGATCGTGACGGTCGAGCCCGGGACGGGCCTGATCAAGGCGATGGCGGAGAACCGGACGTTCAACAACACCAGTGCGCCGGGCGACCGCGAGACGGCGGTGAACTTCAACACCGGCACGGCCTACGGGTCATCGACGGGCTTCCAACCGGGATCGTCGTTCAAGCCCTTCACGCTTCTCGCGTGGCTCCAGGACGGCCACAGCCTGTACGAGACCGTCAACGGCGCCAAGGTGTCGTACAACGGCAACGCGTTCAAGGCGTCGTGCCTCGACGGCGGCGCGTACCGCCTGTACTCGCCGTGGACCCCGTCCAACTCCGAGGGCGGCGGGACGGGCAACGTCACCGCGCTCCAGGCCACGACGAACTCGATCAACACCGCGTACGTCGCGATGGCCAGCAAGATCGATCTCTGCGACACGTTCACGAACGCGAAGAACCTCGGCGTGACCGCCGCCAACGGCGGCCCGCTCCAGATCGCGCCATCCGGAGTCATCGGCGGTGCGAGCAACGTCTCCCCGCTGAGCATGGCGGCGGCCTACGCCGCGCTCGCGGCCAACGGGAACTTCTGCGAGCCGGTCGCGATCACGAGCATGACCGACGCGAGCGGCAAGTCACTGGCGGTCCCGCAGCCGAACTGCCGTCAGGCGATCGACCCGAAGGTCGCCGCGACGGCCGTCTACGCGATGAGCACGGTCATCAAGTCCGGCACCGCGTCCGGGATCCACTGGCCGTCGTCGCGGCCGGCGGCCGGCAAGACCGGGACGACGGACCACAGCGTCGAGACCTGGTTCGTCGGGTTCACCCCGCAGCTGTCGACCGCCGTGTGGACAGGGTATTCCGAGGGCAACCACCCGCTCGAGCGCATGACGATCAACGGCGTCTACAAGAGCGCGTTCTACGGCGCGACGATCTCCGCCCCGACCTGGAAGCGGTTCATGCTGCAAGCGCTCGCGAACGCACCGGCGACGCCCTTCCCGGCCCCGGACCCGACCCTCCTCTATGGCGCCAAGGTCACCGTGCCGAACGTGGTCGGCCAGTCGCCGGCCGCAGCGACGGCCACGCTCCAGGCCGCCGGCTTCACCGTCACGACGGCCCCGGCACCGGTGTACTCGGATCAGCCGGCCGGCACCGTAGCCTCGACGAACCCCGCCGCGGGCTCGAGCGTGACCCGGGGCAGCAGCGTCGAGCTGACCGTGTCGAACGGACCGGCTCCGGTCGTCGTCTCGCCGCCCATCGGGCTGCCGACGGGCCCGCCCAACGGGAAGTCGAACCCCCTGCGGTCGGCCATTGAGGCACGCCGGCACAGCTGTCGGCAGCCTCGCGGCGGCTGGGGCAGCGGCGCTCGCCTACGCCTCGCTCGTCGAGCGCAACTGGTATGCGCTGCGTGA
- a CDS encoding DUF4177 domain-containing protein, with translation MATTWEYATVPLIIHATKAILDQWGADGWELVQVVQGPDAGLVAYLKRPTGGQPEGAR, from the coding sequence ATGGCCACCACCTGGGAGTACGCGACCGTCCCGTTGATCATCCATGCCACCAAGGCGATCCTCGACCAGTGGGGCGCCGACGGGTGGGAGCTCGTCCAGGTCGTGCAGGGGCCCGATGCCGGGCTCGTCGCGTACCTCAAGCGCCCGACCGGTGGGCAGCCCGAGGGCGCACGATGA